In a single window of the uncultured Dysgonomonas sp. genome:
- the infB gene encoding translation initiation factor IF-2, translated as MSIRLIKISKDLNVGISSLVEFLHKKGFDVESNPNAKVDGEQHELLVKEFGNNADFETLLRNRKEREREVQAPKEVEDVAPKKQEPEEIVTEVPESFKPHVQVVDKIDLDALNKPKKTEVKEEETVAEPEVVTIEPVAEPKVETPLPEPTPLSEPEPVIKKEEVKEEPVLIVEEKEEEPKVSTPVATPPVVEVEKEEDDIFRLNKTTIKSNIVVKGSIDLSSINDKTRPAKKTKAEKKKERLEKEQQDQKKVKENTVRLLKKETDEEAKKRKASSDEAEDAAKKKRNRIKRGKVDIEKGVPPQGGGGGGQHHGGGDRTKHNLRKPIVKQAVNEEDVQKQIKETLARLTGKGGKNKGAKYRKEKRDAFSQKYQEELEMQEQESRTLKITEFVTANDLANMMNVPVVKVISTCMSIGIMVSINQRLDAETINIVAEEFGFKTEYVSAEVVEAINEEEDNAEDLEPRAPIVTVMGHVDHGKTSLLDTIRQTNVIAGEAGGITQHIGAYNVKLKSGRRITFLDTPGHEAFTAMRARGAKVTDIAIIIVAADDNVMPQTVEAINHASAAGVPIVFAINKIDKPGANPEKIKETLAGMNYLVEDWGGKYQSQDISAKQGLGVDELLEKVLLEAELLDLKANPNRRATGSVIESSLDKGRGYLSTVLVENGTLKKGDIVLAGTYFGRVKAMFNERNASIDAAAPAAPALVLGLNGAPQAGDIFHVLETEQEAREIATKREQLQREQGLRTQKILTLDDIGRRIAIGNFQQLNVIVKGDVDGSVEALSDSLIRLSTEEIQVNVIHKAVGQISESDIVLSAASDAIIIGFQVRPSQAARRAAEKDGVEIRLYSIIYDAIEEVKSAMEGMLSPEIKEVQTGYVEVREVFKITKVGTVAGCMVKEGKLKRANKIRLIRDGIVIYSGELGSLKRFKDDVKEVASGYECGLNIHNYNDIKIGDVIEPFEEIEVKKTL; from the coding sequence ATGTCTATAAGATTAATAAAAATATCCAAAGATTTGAATGTAGGAATCAGCAGTCTGGTTGAATTCCTGCATAAAAAAGGATTTGATGTAGAATCAAATCCCAATGCAAAAGTTGACGGTGAACAACATGAATTACTTGTGAAAGAATTCGGTAACAATGCTGACTTTGAAACTCTTCTTAGAAACCGAAAGGAAAGAGAAAGAGAGGTTCAGGCCCCTAAAGAAGTAGAGGATGTTGCTCCTAAAAAACAAGAACCTGAAGAAATCGTAACAGAAGTACCCGAATCTTTTAAACCGCATGTACAAGTCGTGGATAAAATAGATTTGGATGCACTAAATAAACCTAAAAAGACAGAGGTAAAAGAGGAAGAAACAGTAGCAGAACCGGAAGTAGTCACTATAGAGCCTGTTGCTGAGCCAAAGGTAGAGACACCTCTCCCCGAGCCTACTCCCCTCTCCGAACCAGAGCCTGTCATTAAAAAAGAAGAAGTAAAAGAAGAACCTGTGTTGATAGTAGAAGAAAAAGAAGAAGAGCCGAAAGTTTCCACTCCGGTTGCAACACCACCGGTAGTTGAAGTAGAAAAAGAAGAGGACGATATTTTCAGACTCAACAAGACTACAATCAAATCGAATATTGTAGTTAAAGGTTCCATCGACCTTAGTTCGATCAATGACAAGACACGCCCTGCCAAAAAGACAAAAGCAGAGAAGAAAAAAGAACGTCTTGAAAAAGAACAACAAGATCAGAAAAAAGTAAAAGAAAATACCGTTCGTCTGTTGAAAAAAGAAACCGACGAAGAAGCGAAAAAACGGAAAGCAAGTAGCGATGAAGCAGAAGATGCCGCTAAGAAAAAACGCAACCGTATAAAACGAGGTAAAGTAGATATCGAAAAAGGAGTTCCTCCTCAAGGCGGAGGTGGCGGCGGCCAACATCACGGTGGCGGCGACCGCACCAAGCACAATCTGCGAAAACCGATCGTTAAGCAGGCTGTAAACGAAGAAGACGTTCAAAAGCAAATAAAAGAAACATTGGCCCGTCTGACCGGAAAAGGTGGAAAAAATAAAGGTGCTAAATACAGAAAAGAAAAACGTGATGCTTTCTCCCAAAAATATCAGGAAGAACTGGAAATGCAGGAGCAAGAAAGCAGAACTCTTAAAATCACAGAATTCGTAACAGCGAATGATCTGGCAAACATGATGAATGTTCCGGTAGTAAAAGTTATTTCTACCTGTATGAGTATCGGTATCATGGTGTCTATCAATCAGCGTTTAGATGCGGAAACTATCAATATCGTAGCTGAAGAGTTCGGGTTCAAAACTGAATACGTAAGTGCGGAAGTGGTGGAAGCCATCAACGAAGAAGAAGATAACGCTGAAGATTTGGAACCTCGCGCACCGATTGTCACAGTAATGGGACACGTAGACCACGGTAAGACTTCATTACTCGACACTATCCGCCAGACCAACGTTATAGCCGGTGAAGCGGGGGGAATTACCCAGCACATCGGGGCATACAACGTTAAACTGAAATCGGGACGTCGTATTACATTCCTTGATACTCCGGGTCACGAAGCATTTACGGCTATGCGTGCACGTGGTGCAAAAGTGACAGATATCGCGATTATCATTGTGGCTGCCGACGACAATGTGATGCCACAAACGGTAGAGGCAATCAATCATGCTTCTGCGGCAGGTGTACCTATCGTTTTTGCGATAAACAAAATAGATAAACCGGGTGCAAACCCTGAAAAGATAAAAGAAACCCTTGCCGGAATGAATTACCTGGTAGAAGACTGGGGAGGAAAATACCAGTCTCAGGATATTTCAGCCAAACAAGGCTTAGGGGTAGACGAATTATTGGAAAAAGTACTTCTCGAAGCAGAATTACTTGACCTGAAAGCAAATCCTAACAGAAGAGCGACAGGTTCGGTTATTGAATCTTCCCTCGATAAAGGTAGAGGCTACTTATCCACAGTACTTGTTGAAAACGGTACTCTCAAGAAAGGGGATATTGTTCTGGCTGGAACATACTTCGGCCGTGTAAAAGCAATGTTTAATGAGCGTAATGCCAGCATAGATGCAGCAGCTCCGGCAGCTCCGGCTCTGGTATTAGGATTGAATGGCGCTCCACAGGCAGGAGATATATTCCATGTACTGGAAACTGAACAGGAAGCACGTGAAATTGCAACAAAACGCGAGCAACTGCAACGCGAACAAGGTCTCCGTACACAGAAGATACTTACACTCGACGACATAGGACGCCGTATCGCTATCGGAAACTTCCAGCAGTTGAATGTGATCGTTAAAGGCGATGTGGATGGTTCGGTAGAAGCCCTTTCCGACTCCCTGATCAGATTATCTACTGAAGAAATTCAGGTAAATGTGATTCATAAAGCCGTTGGGCAGATATCCGAATCGGATATTGTTCTATCAGCCGCCTCCGATGCCATTATCATCGGGTTCCAGGTGCGCCCATCGCAAGCAGCTCGTAGAGCAGCAGAGAAAGACGGTGTTGAAATCCGCTTGTACTCTATCATATACGATGCTATCGAAGAGGTGAAATCGGCTATGGAAGGCATGCTATCTCCTGAAATAAAAGAAGTACAAACCGGATACGTAGAAGTTCGTGAAGTATTCAAAATCACAAAAGTAGGTACAGTTGCAGGATGTATGGTGAAAGAAGGTAAACTAAAAAGAGCCAACAAAATACGTCTTATACGCGATGGTATCGTAATCTACTCAGGGGAGCTAGGCTCACTAAAACGGTTCAAAGACGATGTGAAAGAAGTAGCTTCCGGATACGAATGCGGATTGAACATCCATAATTATAATGATATAAAAATAGGTGACGTTATTGAACCTTTTGAAGAAATAGAGGTAAAGAAAACATTGTAA
- a CDS encoding OmpH family outer membrane protein — MKKIILISIIALSLLFVENAVAQTVQQIAFVNSNELLEAIPDKVTATNTINDLNKKYKDELQVMQNDYNKKYSDFISYQNSMADNVRLRRMQELYELERQINNFMKVAQDDIQNQEQILIAPLRKKVKDAIYQVGIEQGFVCIYDLANPAIAFVTPDATNATALVKQKLGVK, encoded by the coding sequence ATGAAAAAAATCATTTTAATTTCAATTATTGCCCTTTCACTCCTCTTTGTGGAGAATGCTGTTGCTCAGACTGTGCAACAAATAGCCTTTGTAAATTCAAATGAACTTCTGGAAGCAATACCCGATAAGGTTACTGCAACAAATACAATCAATGATTTGAATAAAAAGTACAAAGACGAACTGCAAGTGATGCAGAATGATTATAATAAAAAATATTCCGATTTTATCTCATATCAGAACTCGATGGCAGACAATGTACGCCTTCGCCGTATGCAGGAGTTATATGAACTGGAACGTCAGATAAACAACTTTATGAAAGTAGCCCAAGACGACATCCAGAATCAGGAGCAAATACTAATTGCACCTTTACGCAAAAAAGTAAAAGACGCCATATATCAGGTAGGAATAGAACAAGGATTCGTCTGTATCTATGACTTGGCTAATCCGGCGATCGCTTTTGTTACTCCGGATGCTACGAATGCAACCGCTCTGGTAAAACAAAAACTGGGAGTAAAGTAA
- a CDS encoding N-acetyltransferase codes for MNTDFINITTENLSSEHLCCIIRSKKEHQGIEAKRQWLSGRLNEGHVFRKLNAKATVFIEYAPLETAWVPITGDNYYYVYCLWVLGGDKGKGYGRSLMEYCIDDAGEKGKSGICMLGAKKQKSWLSDQSFAKKFGFKVADTTDNGYELLALSFDGTMPRFTKNAKAQKVENKELTIYYDMQCPFICQNIEMIKQYCETNSIPASLIQIDTLQKAKELPCVFNNYGVFYKGNFETVNLLDIAYLERILKK; via the coding sequence ATGAATACTGATTTTATAAACATAACAACGGAAAACCTTTCATCTGAGCATTTATGCTGCATTATCCGAAGTAAAAAGGAACATCAGGGCATTGAAGCAAAACGACAATGGCTTTCCGGCCGGCTAAATGAAGGGCACGTATTTAGAAAGCTAAATGCAAAGGCCACTGTTTTTATTGAATATGCCCCTCTTGAAACTGCTTGGGTTCCCATAACAGGAGACAATTATTATTATGTATATTGTTTATGGGTTTTGGGTGGTGATAAAGGAAAAGGATATGGAAGATCCCTTATGGAATATTGTATAGATGATGCCGGAGAAAAAGGTAAATCCGGCATTTGCATGCTCGGAGCCAAAAAGCAGAAGTCATGGCTTTCGGACCAATCATTTGCGAAAAAGTTTGGTTTTAAGGTTGCTGATACTACCGATAATGGATATGAATTGCTTGCACTTTCCTTTGACGGAACAATGCCAAGGTTCACCAAGAATGCTAAGGCCCAAAAAGTTGAGAATAAAGAACTAACGATCTATTATGATATGCAATGCCCTTTTATTTGTCAAAACATTGAGATGATAAAACAGTATTGTGAAACGAATAGCATTCCTGCATCTCTAATTCAGATAGATACACTACAGAAAGCAAAGGAATTACCTTGTGTCTTCAATAATTACGGTGTGTTCTATAAAGGAAATTTTGAAACTGTGAATTTGTTAGATATCGCCTACTTAGAAAGAATACTCAAAAAGTGA
- the murI gene encoding glutamate racemase, translating to MLKAGPIGVFDSGYGGLTILSEIQSLMPEYDYCYLGDNSRAPYGSRSFDVVYEFTKQAVLSLFDMGCNLVILACNTASAKALRTIQQKDLPHIDPDKRVLGVIRPTAEIIGPITQSRHVGILGTTGTIQSESYSIEINKLFPDIKVSGEACPMWVPLVENREYENEGADYFIKKNLANILSKDPLIDTLILGCTHYPILLNKIKSFLPDGVTAIAQGEYIARSLKDYLHRHPEMDNVCTKGGATKYFTTESSQKFSEAATIFLNKEIEVERITLE from the coding sequence ATGCTTAAAGCTGGACCTATCGGCGTGTTTGATTCAGGCTACGGAGGATTGACCATTCTTTCTGAAATACAATCGTTAATGCCTGAGTACGATTATTGTTACCTCGGGGATAATTCGCGTGCTCCATACGGCTCGCGTTCTTTCGACGTTGTATATGAGTTTACCAAGCAGGCTGTACTGAGCCTGTTCGATATGGGATGCAATCTGGTAATACTGGCATGCAACACGGCATCAGCAAAGGCTCTGCGCACAATCCAACAGAAAGATTTGCCTCACATAGATCCGGATAAAAGAGTATTGGGTGTTATCCGCCCCACAGCCGAGATTATAGGGCCTATAACCCAAAGCAGGCATGTTGGGATTTTAGGTACGACCGGAACCATACAATCCGAATCGTATTCTATAGAAATCAATAAACTTTTCCCGGATATTAAAGTATCAGGCGAAGCGTGCCCTATGTGGGTACCTCTGGTCGAAAACAGAGAGTATGAAAATGAAGGAGCAGATTACTTCATCAAGAAGAATCTCGCAAATATCCTCTCTAAAGACCCTCTGATAGATACACTAATACTGGGATGTACCCATTACCCTATTCTTTTGAATAAAATAAAATCATTCCTGCCGGATGGTGTAACAGCCATAGCCCAAGGCGAATACATCGCCCGTAGTCTGAAAGATTACTTACATCGCCATCCCGAAATGGATAATGTATGCACAAAGGGAGGCGCAACAAAGTATTTCACAACAGAATCGTCGCAAAAGTTTTCGGAGGCTGCCACTATTTTCTTAAATAAAGAAATCGAAGTAGAGCGTATAACACTAGAGTAG
- the dinB gene encoding DNA polymerase IV — MRKIIHIDMDAFYASIEQRDNKEYRGKPLAVGYSGPRGVVAAASYEARRYGVRSAMASKTALRKCPQLIFVPARFDVYKSVSRQIMEIFHEYTDLVEPLSLDEAFLDVTENNKNIPSATQIAQEIKQKILEATRLTASAGVSFNKFLAKIASDQNKPNGLFVVKPKNAEQFVETLAIEQFFGVGKVTAKRMHQLGIKNGWDLKQRSENELVAVFGKAGHIYFQNARAIDDRPVESQRIRKSMSSETTFEHDIDNLEELAIILDEVARDAFHDIEKKKFKARTVTLKIKYADFKTITRSKTFPTSITDYESFYKAGFELLQNVDLSPKVRLIGLGLKNNEDEMGWGEAIQLRINFED, encoded by the coding sequence ATGCGCAAAATAATCCATATCGACATGGATGCCTTCTATGCTTCAATCGAACAACGTGATAATAAAGAGTATAGAGGAAAACCTTTGGCTGTAGGATATTCAGGACCGAGGGGAGTTGTTGCTGCGGCAAGTTACGAAGCAAGGAGGTACGGAGTGCGTTCGGCAATGGCTTCTAAAACGGCATTGAGAAAATGCCCTCAGTTGATATTCGTTCCCGCCCGTTTCGACGTCTATAAATCTGTATCGCGGCAGATAATGGAAATATTCCATGAATACACAGACCTTGTCGAACCCTTGTCTCTCGATGAAGCCTTTCTGGATGTGACCGAAAACAATAAAAATATTCCATCAGCAACACAGATAGCACAGGAAATCAAACAAAAAATATTAGAAGCCACCCGGCTAACTGCTTCTGCCGGTGTATCATTCAATAAGTTTCTTGCCAAAATAGCCTCAGACCAAAATAAGCCGAACGGATTATTTGTTGTCAAACCTAAAAATGCAGAACAGTTTGTAGAAACATTAGCTATCGAACAATTCTTCGGAGTGGGTAAAGTCACTGCAAAACGGATGCACCAATTAGGTATAAAAAACGGATGGGATCTGAAACAACGTTCCGAAAATGAATTAGTAGCCGTCTTCGGCAAAGCAGGGCATATTTATTTCCAAAATGCACGGGCTATAGACGACCGACCGGTAGAATCGCAACGGATAAGAAAATCGATGAGTTCAGAAACTACTTTTGAACACGACATTGATAATCTCGAAGAGTTGGCTATAATTCTGGATGAAGTTGCTCGGGATGCATTTCACGATATTGAAAAAAAGAAATTCAAAGCGCGGACGGTAACCTTAAAGATAAAGTATGCTGACTTCAAAACAATCACTAGAAGTAAGACCTTTCCAACATCAATAACAGACTATGAATCCTTCTACAAAGCCGGATTCGAACTCCTTCAAAATGTGGATTTGTCTCCTAAAGTGAGGTTAATCGGACTTGGTCTGAAAAACAATGAAGATGAAATGGGATGGGGCGAAGCGATCCAGTTACGCATCAATTTTGAAGACTAA
- a CDS encoding nucleoside deaminase, giving the protein MTAILTDEHYMRQALNEAQIAFEKNEVPIGAVIVCQNRIIARAHNLTETLNDVTAHAEMQAITAAANFLGGKYLTNCTLYVTLEPCPMCAGGLLWSQIPKVVFGARDEKKGYSLFTPNILHNKTSIISGILEEECASLLKEFFRQKR; this is encoded by the coding sequence ATGACTGCGATTCTCACAGACGAACATTATATGAGGCAAGCCCTGAATGAGGCGCAGATTGCTTTCGAAAAGAACGAAGTACCCATCGGTGCCGTTATTGTATGCCAAAACAGAATTATTGCACGTGCCCACAACCTGACTGAAACCCTCAATGACGTCACCGCACATGCCGAGATGCAAGCAATTACTGCCGCAGCAAATTTCCTTGGAGGAAAATACCTGACAAATTGTACATTGTATGTCACCTTAGAACCTTGTCCCATGTGTGCCGGTGGACTTCTCTGGTCACAAATCCCTAAAGTAGTTTTTGGAGCCAGAGACGAAAAAAAAGGATACTCCCTTTTCACCCCAAATATACTGCATAACAAAACATCTATAATATCCGGCATTCTGGAGGAAGAATGCGCTTCCTTGCTAAAAGAATTCTTCAGGCAAAAAAGATAA